The following nucleotide sequence is from Flavobacterium sp. N1736.
AAGTATTATTAAATTCTTACCGATTTTAAATTTTGACTGTGTAAGAATCTAAATAATTATCAAAAAAAATTAATTTACTTCTAAAAAAAACTGTTTTTTATTTGATATTCATTTAATTAAAAAACGTAGACAAAATTGACATTTGATGATATAAATCAGCGGTTTAATATTCTTTTGAAATAATATTCGTATTTGAAAAAGTACATTTCACAACGTTGATAATTATAGAAGGCTCTTGATTTCTCCGATGAATTTTTCTGCCAGTTCATCTGCTTTTTTTTGCGAAATACTTTCCGTATAAATTCGAATAATAGCTTCAGTATTTGACTTTCTTAAATGAACCCATTCTGTCGCGAAATCAATTTTAACACCATCGATGCAATTTGGTTTTTCACTACTGAATTTTTGAGCTATTTTTTCTAAAATTCCATCAACATCAATTTGCGGTGTTAATTCAATTTTACTCTTGCTCATATAATAATCGGGATAACTTTCTCTAAGGCTTTTGCAGGAAATTTTAGCATGTGCCAAATGCGATAAAAACAAAGCAACACCCACAAGAGAATCTCTGCCGTAATGCGCCTCCGGATAAATAATTCCTCCGTTGCCTTCTCCTCCAATAATCGCATTTGTGGTTTTCATTAATTCGACCACATTTACTTCGCCAACCGCGCTTGCCTGATATTTTCCGCCATGTTTTAAAGTAATATCCCGTAATGCCCTTGAAGAAGATAAATTAGAAACCGTATCTCCTTTTGTTCTTCCTAAAACATAATCGGCGCAGGCGACCAAAGTATATTCTTCGCCAAACATCGAACCGTCTTCGCAAATAATTGCCAATCGGTCGACATCAGGATCTACTACAATTCCAAAATCTGCTTTTTCCTGAACAACCAAAGCCGAAATATCTGTCAGATGTTCCTTTAATGGCTCAGGATTATGAGGAAAATGACCATTTGGTTCGCAATACAACTTGATGCATTGAACACCAAGTTTTTCCAATAAATCCGGAATCGCGATTCCTCCCGTAGAATTAACAGCATCAACTACCACTTTAAAATTGGCACCTTTAATGGCTTCAACATCGACTAAATTCAGTTTTAAAACTTCTTCAATATGTCGGTTTATATAGCCTTCCTTCTTTTCATATTTTCCCAAATCGTCTACTTCCGCAAATAAAAAAGATTCTTCCTCTGCTATTATCAGGATTTTTTCTCCTTCGACAGCGTTTAAAAACTCTCCTTTTTCATTTAATAATTTTAAGGCATTCCACTCTTTCGGGTTATGACTTGCCGTAATAATAATTCCGCCATCGGCATTATCCAGCATTACGGCAACTTCAACAGTTGGCGTTGTCGATAAACCAATATCGATTACATTAATTCCTAAACCCGTAAGCGTATTGGCAACCAGATTACTAATCATTTCTCCCGAAATTCTCGCATCCCGACCTAAAATAATACGTAGTGATCTATCCAAATTTTGTCCTTTTAGCCACATACCATAAGCCGCAGCAAATTTCACAGCATTCACCGGAGTCAAATTTTCATTTATAACACCCCCAATTGTACCTCGTATTCCTGAAATTGATTTTATTAAAGTCATTTTTTTAGTTTTTAGTTTACAGTCGCAGTAAAAACAGTCAAAACAGTCACAGTAAACAGTCACAGTAAAAACAGTCGCAGTAAACAGTGAGTTGTAAACTGCGACTGCGACTGAAAACTGTGACTGCAAACTGCGACTGAAAACTGTAAACTGTAAACTGTAAACTGCGACTTAAAAGTGCCATCTCACAAAAGCCTCCATAGCCGCGTAACTCGCTAATCCCATTTGTTGATAAACAACTGCCGTTTCTGCATTTCGGTCTTCGGCTCTTTGCCAAAATTCCCTTGCATCAATTCCCTGAAAAACAACGCCGTCTTTTTGAGATTGGTGTTTGAAGATTCCGTGGCGTTTTGCCAAAACCTGATCCGGACTCATTGGTACCGCCATTTCAACCTCGTCAATTCCCCATTCCTGCCATGCACCACGATACAGCCAAAGCCAGCAGTCATCCATAAAAGGCTTTGATTTTAATGCTTTTACAGCTTCAAAAATAGCGTCCAGACAAACTTTGTGTGTTCCGTGCGGATCTGCCAAATCTCCTGCAGCATAGATTTGATGTGGTTTTATTTTTTCTATTAAATCCATCGTCAGTTGAATATCTTCCTGCCCGATTGGTTTTTTCTCGATGGTTCCGGTTTCATAAAAAGGCAGTTCCATAAAATGAATCTGATCATCACTCAATCCGACAAAATGACTCGTTGCCCTCGCCTCGCCTTTTCTGATTAAGCCCTTGATGTAACGCACTTCGGGAATATCAATTTCACTGTTCTTTTTATTCTCTAAAAACGTTTGTGCTTTTTGGTAAATGTTATCCGCTTCTTCACTTTTTATTCCGAATTTCTCGTTGTAATCAATTACAAATCTTGCGAATCTTAGTGCTTCATCATCCGCAACAGCGATGTTTCCGGAGGTTTGATACGCAACATGAACTTCGTGTCCCTGTTCCTGCAAACGCATAAAAGTGCCGCCCATACTGATAATATCATCATCAGGATGCGGACTAAAAATCAATACACGTTTCTTGGCAGGTTCAGCTCTTTCGGGTCTGTTGGAATCCTCTGCATTTGGTTTTCCGCCCGGCCAGCCCGTAATAGTGTTTTGCAGTTTATTGAATATTTTGATGTTAATGTCGTACGCCGGGCCTGAATCTGCCAGTAAATCGCTCATTCCGTGTTCGATATAATCGGCATCTGTCAGCATTAAAATTGGTTTTTTAAGCTGAAGCGCCAATCCTAAAACCGCTTTACGGCTTAGTTTGTCTGTCCAGATTACTTTTTCTACCAGCCACGGTTTATTGATTCTCGTTAGTTTTGAAGATGCTTCTTTATCCAAAATAAAAACAGCATTATTGTGTTCCTGTAAAAACGAAGCGGGCACGCGATTGGTGACTTCATCTTCTACCGATTTTTTTACAATATTGGCTTTTCCTTCTCCCCAAGCGAGTAAAATAACCTGTTTGGCTTCCATGATTTTTTTTACTCCAAGGGTGATTGCGGTTCTTGGTGTATTGCTCAGTCCAAAGAAATCTTTGCTTGCTGCCACTCTTGTAATATGATCTAAAGCGACCAATCGTGTTTTTGAGTTTTGCAGCGAGCCCGATTCATTAAAACCGATATGTCCGTTTCCTCCAATTCCCAGAATCTGCAGATCGATTCCGCCCAAAGCTTCGATTTTTGTTTCATAATCATGGCAATAATCCGCGATTTGTTCTTTGGTTAAAAGTCCGTCGGGAACATGCGCATTTTCAGGTAAAATATCAACGTGATCAAACAAAAGTTCCTTCATAAAACGAACATAACTGTTGATCGAGTTGGGCTGCATTGGATAATATTCATCCAGATTAAAACTGATTACGTTTTTAAAACTCAACCCTTCTTCCTTATGCAGACGCACCAATTCGGCATACAAACCTTTTGGCGAAGAACCCGTTGCCAAACCTAAAACACAAGGTTTGTTCTCTTTTTGTTTTAACTGAATTAAAGCGGCAATTTCCTGAGCAACAGCTTTTGAAGCGTCAGACGAATTTTCAAAAACAACCGTATTGATGTTTTCGAATCGCTTCTCGAATCCCGTTGCTTTGTCTATATTACTTTTTATCATTTTGAAATATATTTTATTATGTTTTTCATTAATTTTAATACTGATGTGTGTCTTGATGTAATTAATTTTAACACATAGAAACATAGATTTTGTTATCTGAAAAAAGGCGTTTCACTTATTTAAACAAACATAACTCTGTGTGGAAACTTGTTTCTTTGGTATTCTTTTTATATACATTTAAACCTATGTTTCTATGTGTTAAAATACTTAGTTAAACTTCATTTTACTGATTTATTTTTTTTTATAAAAAGCATAAGTTGAGCCTGAACACTTTCAAATACGGGATTTGAGTGCTTAATTGTGATGTTAAATAAAATATTATATTTAGCCCAGTTTTGCCATCCTGACGGAGGAAGGATCACACGCGTAACTCCGCAAACAAAATCGCCAATCTTTGTAGAGTTTCTAGTGTGATTTCTCCTTTCAGTCGAAATGACAAACTTTGGGTTTACAACTTGAAACTTCAACTAAAGTTGCTAAAACCTGAAACTTGAAACTTAAAACCTGAAACCTTACCAACTCCTATATTTATGCCCTTTAAAAGCAAAAAAGAGAATCATAAAATAAGCCGGCAATAGTATCGAATAGGCTAATTGATTTCCGCTTTTTGATGTTGCTGCGGTTCCGGCTGCAATGTTTGCGGTATTGATATTGTCTGCCAAAAAACCATAAAATAGCGGAAAAACGGCACCGCCAATAATTCCCATAATCAGGATTGCGCCTCCAATTTTTGTAAATCCGCCTAAATCCTGAAGTGCCATTGGCCAAATCGCCGGCCAGCAAAGCGCATTTGCCAATCCTAAAAGGGCGACTAAAAGAACAATCAAAGGCAATTGTGGGATTCCAGGCAACTGAATCATAATTTTTGGAGAAAGCAATACGATTAATGAAACCAAAATAACGCCTAAAAAACCGGACGCTTTTAATGCAAAAACCTGCGAAACATATTTAGGAATAAGTGTGATTCCTAAAATATAACCCACAACCATTGCGGTCATTGTAAACGAAGTTAGTTTTAGATAAAACGATCCATTTTCTCCATAAACGCCCAATTGTTTTCCGAAACCTCCAATAGAATCTCCCGCCAAAACTTCGGCAGCGATGTAAACCATTAAAGTAATGACGCCGAAAACCAATTGCGGATGCTTGAAAGCTTCGTTTATTTGTTTGAAAATGCTTAAATGTTCTACTTGTCCTTCATTGTCTAAATTGATTTCCGGAAGCGGAGAAAATTTTACCAAAACCGCCAATACCAACATAATTCCCGCCATGTATATGTATGGCGTTTGTAATTGCAATGCCAATAAATCGAGTGCATTTTCTTTTTGAGCAGAAGTCATTACAGCAATTTTATCTGCAGAATAATCTCCAATATTTGACAATACTAATGACGTTAAAAGTAACGGCGCGAGAAATCCTGCCAGTTTATTGGCGATTCCTAAAACGCTGATTCTTGCTGCGGCGCTTTCGCGCGGACCAATTACAACAACATACGGATTTGCAGCGGTTTGCAAAACTGCCAAACCTGTTCCCATTACAAATAAAGCAATCAGGAAAAGCACAAAAGTTCGTGCTTCGGCAGCGGGATAAAACAATAAAGCGCCAACCGCAATAATCAATAATCCCAATGAAATTCCGTTTTTGTAGCCTACTTTTTCTATTAAAAATGAAGACGGAATTGCCATTACGAAATAAGCAATATAAAACGCAAATGTCACAAAATATGATTGTGATTCGGTTAGTTCACAAGCTAATTTAAAAAACGGAATTAGTGGTCCGTTTAGCCAGGTTACGAATCCAAAAATAAAAAATAAGGACGTTAAAATAACCATTGGAATCAAAGTACTGCTTTGTTCTTTCTTTAAAGTAATATCGATTTCTGACATGTTTTTTTTGGTTTGGATTAATTATTGGGTTTGGTTTAATTTATTTTTTAACACATAGAAACATAGATTTTTTTAGCTTAAAAAAGGCGTTTCACTTATTTAAACAATCATAGCTATCTGTGAGAAACCGGATTGTCTGGCTGAACGAAGTCGAAACCTTTCTATGTGTTAAATATTTTTTCACGCAGATTTAGCAGATTTGGCAGATTTTTTTCTAATCATTTTAATCTTTTAATCTGTGGCGTTGTTTTTTTCAACACATAGAAACATAGCTCTTGCAAATTAAAAAAAGGCGTTTCACTTGTTTAAACAAATCCCGACGCTTCGGGACTATGTGTGAGAAACTTGTTTCTTTTTATATTCTTTTTACAATCTATAAATCCTATGTTTCTATGTGTTAAATATTTTTTCACGCAGATTTAGCAGATTTGGCAGATTTTTTTCTAATCATTTTTAATCTTTTAATCTGTGGCGTTGTTTTTTTCAACACATAGAAACATAGCTCTTGCAACTTCAAAAAAGGCGTTTCACTTGTTTAAACAAATCCCGACGCTTCGGGACTATGTGTGAGAAACTTACTTCACTAATTCCTGATCGTAAAAAACGATAGTTTCTTCTAAGGCTTTATCTATTGTGTATTCCGGTTTGAAACCTAATTGGTTGAATTTTTCAGGATTGGCTTTCGAATGTTTGATATCGCCGGGTCTTTCTTCGAGGAATTTTATCTGTGATTTTGAGTTGGTAATTTTTATGATTTTTTCAGCCAGTTCTAAAACCGAAGTGCTGTGTCCCAGCGCCACATTATACGTTTCAGTTCCTTTTTGAGAAGCCAGAATATTCGCTTTCACGACATCTTTTACATAAATAAAATCTCTGGTTTGCAATCCGTCTCCATAAATTGTAATGGGTTCATTTTGAAGTGCTTTATTGATAAAAATAGGCACAGCCGCCGCATAAGCAGATTCCGGATTTTGGCGTGGACCAAAGACATTAAAATAACGCAAAGAAGCTGTAGGAACCTGATATTGATCGAGATACATTTTTAAATAATATTCTCCGTCAAGTTTTGTAATCGCATACGGCGTCATTGGTTCCGGAAACATCGTTTCTACTTTTGGCAAAACAGGATTATTTCCATAATTTGCTGCAGATGTTGAAAGTACCACTTTACAATTTGAATTGTTTTTTGCGGCTTCAAGAATATTTATGGTTCCAATGGTATTGATTTCAATGCATTCCCTGATTTTCAAAAGCGATTCGGGAACGCTTACCAAAGCTGCGAGATGAAAAATTCCTGCTGCTCCGCTTACTAATTCGTTAACTAAATCTTCGTCACGAATATCGCCTTTTACAAAATCAACATTCAGTCCGTTTAAGTTGTGCTCAAATCCCGTTCTAAGGCTATCAAGTATCGTAACTTTATGTCCTTCTTTTGATAAATGTTCGGCAATGTGGCTTCCTATAAAACCTGCACCGCCGGTAATTACATATTTTTTCATTCTTTTTATTTTAGTGACCCAATGAAATTCAAATTATAGTCCTGCATTTCATCAAATTGTTCTGAAAGGCTTTCAATTAACTTAAACTGATTTTTAGAACGATCCAGATTATGTTCCGGATATTCTGTTTTGTAATACACATCGTCGTTTAAAAAATCGGTCAAAAAACGTAATGCCATAATAAATACCATTGTTTTTGCGCCAAGCGGAAGGTATTTTATCTCTAATAATGAAAGTGATGAATTGGTTTTTTCGAGAAAACCTTTTACATACGCTTTATAATACTGAAGATTGAAATTTACAAGCTCTAGGTTTTTTTCATCTTCTGCCGCTGTATTGCAAATGGTTCGAATGGCGTCTCCAAAATCATAGTGAACAATTCCGGGCATAACAGTGTCAGTATCAATCACGCAAAGTCCTTTTTTATTAGCGTCAAAAAGTGCGTTGGAAATTTTGGTATCGTTATGCGTTACTCTTAGTTTTATTTTTTGGGCATCTTTTAAATTTTGTAAAACATGCATTTCTTCTTTAAGTTCATGAACCAGATCAATGCATTTTTTTGCCTGTTCAATTCGCTGTTCCGAAGCTTCTTTTAAAGCCCTGTCAAACTGTGCGTAACGAAAAATCATATTATGAAAATTCGGAATTACTTCTGTTAGTTTTCTGGCGTCAAAATCACTGGTAAGATTTAGAAATTCACCAAATAATTTTCCGCCTTCATACGCAATTTCCTCATTATTAACGGTTTCAAAAGTCAGGCTTCCTTCAATATAAACCATCATATTCCAGAAATTTCCTTCTTTATCATGATAATAAAAAATTCCTTTTTTGGTTCCGATAAAAGTTAAAACCCTTCGTTTGAGTTCTTCTTCAGATAAATGTTTTAATTTTTTAAGCAAATGTTTGCTTACACTTACTTTATTGGCAATAAGCCCCGGAACGTCTTTAAAAACGCCATCATTAATGCGCTGTAAAATAAACTGTTTACGGCTATCAGTTGTTATTAAATAGGTGTCGTTGATATGACCTGACGCCAATTCTTCAAAATTTTTAAAAACTTCTATATGGTCGAACTGGTCGAATATAAATTTTAAATGTTCTGCTACCATATTACCAGAGATTAGTTGGATAAACTTTTTGGGCTCTTAATTTTTCAATTTCTTTTTTTACAATTTCTTTGTCTTCTTTGTAGGTAACGCCAAACCATTTTGCATTTGACTGAAGTACTTCGAGCGATGCGTTTTCTGATTTCAGGATTTCGTTTACAACGGATGTAATAAAAAATTCGGCTTTTAAATCGTGTTCGTTTTCTTTGAGGAATTCTTCAAAAAGTGCGCCTCCAAACTCAAAACATTTTGGTGTAAATCCCCAAAAATTCATAGAAACGATCGTATTTTCATCTATCGGAATAAAATCACCGTTATCGTCTTTACGCATTAATTTGCCGTTTATTTTTTCGATATGCGTACGTTCGGTTACATCTGTAAGATAATTATTGGCGTCAACCTGACATTCTCCTCTTGATACAAAACCATGATCTGAGACGGTGTTTTTAAGCAAATATGCCATCATATTAAAATGATACGATTCTTTATCCATATCTGTCAAGGCTTTTGCCATGATTTCAAAAGCTTCTTTTCCGTAAAAATCATCGGCATTTATAATGGCAAAATTTTCGGTTACTTCATCTTTCGCCATCAATAAAGCATGTCCGGTTCCCCAGGGTTTTTTTCTCTCCGGATTTTGATATTTTACAGGAACATTATCTATTTCCTGAAAAACATAGCCAACTTCGGCTTTTCCTTCCAGTTTTTTATTGAAAATTTCTTTACACTCGTCCTCAATATTTTTGCTTATAATAAATACAAATTTTCCAAAGCCTGCCTGCAATGCATCATATATAGAAAAATCCATAATTGTATCTCCTTCGGGAGTAAATGTATCTAACTGTTTTAATCCTCCATATCGACTTCCAATACCTGCCGCCAAAATCACGAGAGTAGGTTTACTTTTGCTCATTTAAATAGTATATTAATTGGTTTATTATTTTTAAATTTTTGGTCATTTTTTTGTCTTTCAATTTTTCGAAATATGAAGTAAATTAAAAACCGATCAGATATTAACAACTTCTCTTATAAATTGAAAAATAAATATTAATCTGACAATATTTACGTTAATATCATAAAGTATATGATTAATATTCGGCTAAAATATATATTAATATTTTATAAAAAAAGAAAATAGTGTTAAAATGTGCTCGAACACAATTAAAATGTTTTCGAACACATTAAATTTAATATTTTTAGATATTTGAATTTTATATATATTTGTTATTATATGGAGAAAATTTACACAATTAAGGATATTGCAGAACTTGCAGGTGTTTCTAAAGGCACTGTAGATCGTGTTTTGCATAAAAGAGGAAAAGTCTCTCAGGATGCTCTTGACAGGGTAAATGAGGTTTTGGATAAGATTGATTATCAGCCTAATTTAATGGCAAGAAGTTTAAAGAAAACGCAAATTTATTCGATATGTGTTTTGCTGCCGGATTCTAAAAATGATCCGTATTGGCAGCCTTGCATTGATGGAATAAATGAAGCCAAAAAAGAGTTTAAATCTTTTAATGTTAAAGTAGAAATTTTCTTGTTTGATGCCACAAGCACGGCATCGTTTGTAGAAACCAACAAAGCTGTTTTAAAAGCGTCGCCGGATGCTGTTTTATTGGTTCCGTTGTTTCATAAAGAAGCGATTGATGCTATCGAAACCTACAATTCTAAAGGTATTATCTCCAGTATCTTTAACAATCAGCTTAAATCGAGCGTTATAAAAAGTTTTGTAGGTCAGGATTTATTTCAAAGCGGAAGAATTGCAGCTCGATTATTAGAATTGTTGATTCAAAAAGGAACAATCGCCATCGTTCATATCGATGAAGATTACGAGAATGCGATTCACATGCAGGAAAAAGAAAAAGGTTTCAGGGATTATTTTGATACTTTAGAAAACGGAAAATTTGAGATTAAAACCTTCAAAGTAAAACATCCGCAATTTAAAACGACGCTTAAAGAATTTTTAGAATCAAATCCTCAAATTCAGGGACTTTTTGTTACGACTTCAAAAGCGTATCAGGTGGCTAAAATTATTGCCAAAAATCCTGAACGAAAAATTGCGCTCGTAGGCTACGATTTACTCGAAGATAATCTTGAATATCTGAACAATAAAACCATTGATTTTTTAATTCATCAAAATCCAAAAAGGCAAGCTTATTTAGGAACTACAAGTTTAATTGAGCATTTTATTTTCGAAAAAGAAATTAGTGCGCAAAAGCTTTTGCCTATCGATATTATCAATACTGAAAACGCTAAGGATTATTTTTTGTAAACTTTCGGCTTAGATTTTAAACACATAGAAAGGCTTCCGATTTATATGTTTATTTTTTCTCGCAGATTTTGCAGATTGAGCAGATTTTATTATAATCATTTTAATCGCTCCATATAGTTTGTCATTTCGAGCGAAGGGAGAAATCGCACGCGTAACTCGACAAAGATTGACGATTTTGATTGCGGAGTTTCTTGTGCGATTTCTCCCTTCGGTCGAAATGACAAAAAGCGCGCAAAAAAAAATCTGCTCAATCTGCAAAATCTGCGAGAAAAAACATCACCACATGCATAAAAAACATGTTTCCACACATAACTATGTTTGTTTAAATAAGTGAAACGTCTTTTTAAGCGTACAGAATCTATGTTTCTATGTGTTTAAATTAAATCCCCAAAGTCAAAATACCAAACGAACTCGAAATATGAAAATTAGGTTTTTCGGTATCGGGATCAACCCATGAAATCCAAGTTGGTTCGAATAAATTATTGTCTTGTTTTTTATATTTTGCCCTGAAAAGTCCGGCTTCGATTGTATTGTTTTTAATCAGATTGAAGTTTCGTAAAGACTGAATACTGATGGCTATTTCTACAATAAAATGATCTTCTTTGATATGCGATTTTACCGTCAGATCATTTTTAGGCCAATTCCAGTCGTAGTCAAATTTTTTATTGGGATAAGCAATAAAATCCATTATTCGTGGTGTTGGATCAATTTCCAGACAATAATAAGGATTGAGAGTTTCATCTGTTCGAAAGAAAATTTCAACACGATCCGACTCTGCAATACTGTCTACAGAATCATCTTTTCTGTCAATATGAATATTGGTATCATAAACGGTATAAGAAAAATAGATATTTTCAAGATCCCATAAAGCCTTAAATTCAATTTTTTCAGGTTCTGCATAATCCCACGGAGAAATGAAATCGGTTAATATTTCTGCTTTCTTCCAAAACGGATTATCTCCCAAACCATTTATTTGCAAAATGTTTTTCTCAATGCGATGTACAGTATAATTTTTCATTCTAAAAAGGTACGCAATTTAAAAAAAAGAAAAAAGGGAGCAAAAAATAAAAATATCTTTTGCTCCCAAAAATTAAATATTATTTCAAATATACTTTATTGTTCGTAATTTCATTATCTGCATTTATCTGAAGAATAACCAATTGCGACGTTGTTTTTAAATCTGAAACATTAATTTTTACGGTATCAACCGTATTAAATTCTTTTTTAAGAAGCACTCTTCCACTCAAATCTAATATAGAAATACTGGCTGCATTCACATTTTTTCCAAAATTAATATTGATTTCTTCTGCTGCAGGATTAGGAAAAACAGCAAAGCTTGGGGCAATTTCTTCGGCTACATCAACTGTAGGCGCTTTTTTAGCTGTCGATCCTGTTTGCAATTCAGAACATCCAATATCGATTCGTCCGTTTCTTTTTCGAATATCATCATCAAAATCTAATGTTCCTGAATAGGTCGAATTGTAAGTTGGATCTCCTTTGTCTGTTGCAAAAGCACCTGTCGCCAGAGTAAAATCAAAAGTTGCTGCATTTACAAATCCCGGTGAACCTACAACGGAGTTTACATCTTGTCCGGTTGCGGTTGCAAACTGCGCCGGATTATAAGATCCTGTTGTAGAACTGCCGTTAAAACTAACTCCGGTTAAATCGATGATATAATCTGTTGTGCCCTCTCTGTAAAATAAATTATAGTTGGATACAAAACTCGAAACCGTATATCCGTAAGATGCCAAAAGCGCTTTTTTGCCATTTGTAGCATACAGAATATTATTTTTAAAGGTAATTCCTGAACTGTTTTGAAGATGAACTTCTCCCCCATAAATGTCAGCAACAGTTCCTACGGCAACTCCGGCAATAGTTGTAACGCCATTGATAACTGCTCCGGTTCTGTTTTTGTAGAAAGTATTATTGAAAATTTTGGTATTTCCAACGCTTGTTGTATAACCGCTTCCTATAACACCGCCAAAAATTGCTCCGGTAACCACGTTGTTGTAAACTGAATTGTTATTTACAATATGTCCCGTAGACTGACCTCCGTTTCCGGTTGCTGTATTTTGCTCAGATCCTACGGCAATTCCAACACCGCAATTATAAACTTCATTTCTTTCTACGGTACAATTCAAAGCGCCATCAACATAAATACCGGCACTATTGGCAACGGCACTCATACAATCAAAAACTTCGTTTGAGGCAATTACACCATTTCTCGCCTGATTATTACTCGCAGCTCCGGTTGATGTATAATTTCCTGCGGCAACAATTCCGATATTCGCAATATCATAAACGGTATTTCCTGAAACCGAAAAACCATTTACATTTCCGGTAACCGTTACAGCTTCTCCCCAGCCTGTGGCACAGTTGTTTACCTCGTTATTATCAATTTTTACGTTGGTAATAGCGTACGTTCCGTTTCCTCCGTCGACTTTGATAGCGTTGGCAACAATACCGCTATTTGCAGGAATTGACGACAGATTATTACTGATCCATCCAATGTTTTTAACAATACAATTTTTGACTGTAATGTTGTTTAAATTGGCCGTTGCACCGGAATTGGCTAAAATCCAGATTCCTTTACTTCCATTTCCAATCTTGTTAGAAATTGTCAAACCGTCGATCGTAA
It contains:
- the glmM gene encoding phosphoglucosamine mutase translates to MTLIKSISGIRGTIGGVINENLTPVNAVKFAAAYGMWLKGQNLDRSLRIILGRDARISGEMISNLVANTLTGLGINVIDIGLSTTPTVEVAVMLDNADGGIIITASHNPKEWNALKLLNEKGEFLNAVEGEKILIIAEEESFLFAEVDDLGKYEKKEGYINRHIEEVLKLNLVDVEAIKGANFKVVVDAVNSTGGIAIPDLLEKLGVQCIKLYCEPNGHFPHNPEPLKEHLTDISALVVQEKADFGIVVDPDVDRLAIICEDGSMFGEEYTLVACADYVLGRTKGDTVSNLSSSRALRDITLKHGGKYQASAVGEVNVVELMKTTNAIIGGEGNGGIIYPEAHYGRDSLVGVALFLSHLAHAKISCKSLRESYPDYYMSKSKIELTPQIDVDGILEKIAQKFSSEKPNCIDGVKIDFATEWVHLRKSNTEAIIRIYTESISQKKADELAEKFIGEIKSLL
- the nagB gene encoding glucosamine-6-phosphate deaminase, coding for MIKSNIDKATGFEKRFENINTVVFENSSDASKAVAQEIAALIQLKQKENKPCVLGLATGSSPKGLYAELVRLHKEEGLSFKNVISFNLDEYYPMQPNSINSYVRFMKELLFDHVDILPENAHVPDGLLTKEQIADYCHDYETKIEALGGIDLQILGIGGNGHIGFNESGSLQNSKTRLVALDHITRVAASKDFFGLSNTPRTAITLGVKKIMEAKQVILLAWGEGKANIVKKSVEDEVTNRVPASFLQEHNNAVFILDKEASSKLTRINKPWLVEKVIWTDKLSRKAVLGLALQLKKPILMLTDADYIEHGMSDLLADSGPAYDINIKIFNKLQNTITGWPGGKPNAEDSNRPERAEPAKKRVLIFSPHPDDDIISMGGTFMRLQEQGHEVHVAYQTSGNIAVADDEALRFARFVIDYNEKFGIKSEEADNIYQKAQTFLENKKNSEIDIPEVRYIKGLIRKGEARATSHFVGLSDDQIHFMELPFYETGTIEKKPIGQEDIQLTMDLIEKIKPHQIYAAGDLADPHGTHKVCLDAIFEAVKALKSKPFMDDCWLWLYRGAWQEWGIDEVEMAVPMSPDQVLAKRHGIFKHQSQKDGVVFQGIDAREFWQRAEDRNAETAVVYQQMGLASYAAMEAFVRWHF
- a CDS encoding sugar MFS transporter translates to MSEIDITLKKEQSSTLIPMVILTSLFFIFGFVTWLNGPLIPFFKLACELTESQSYFVTFAFYIAYFVMAIPSSFLIEKVGYKNGISLGLLIIAVGALLFYPAAEARTFVLFLIALFVMGTGLAVLQTAANPYVVVIGPRESAAARISVLGIANKLAGFLAPLLLTSLVLSNIGDYSADKIAVMTSAQKENALDLLALQLQTPYIYMAGIMLVLAVLVKFSPLPEINLDNEGQVEHLSIFKQINEAFKHPQLVFGVITLMVYIAAEVLAGDSIGGFGKQLGVYGENGSFYLKLTSFTMTAMVVGYILGITLIPKYVSQVFALKASGFLGVILVSLIVLLSPKIMIQLPGIPQLPLIVLLVALLGLANALCWPAIWPMALQDLGGFTKIGGAILIMGIIGGAVFPLFYGFLADNINTANIAAGTAATSKSGNQLAYSILLPAYFMILFFAFKGHKYRSW
- a CDS encoding SDR family NAD(P)-dependent oxidoreductase — its product is MKKYVITGGAGFIGSHIAEHLSKEGHKVTILDSLRTGFEHNLNGLNVDFVKGDIRDEDLVNELVSGAAGIFHLAALVSVPESLLKIRECIEINTIGTINILEAAKNNSNCKVVLSTSAANYGNNPVLPKVETMFPEPMTPYAITKLDGEYYLKMYLDQYQVPTASLRYFNVFGPRQNPESAYAAAVPIFINKALQNEPITIYGDGLQTRDFIYVKDVVKANILASQKGTETYNVALGHSTSVLELAEKIIKITNSKSQIKFLEERPGDIKHSKANPEKFNQLGFKPEYTIDKALEETIVFYDQELVK
- a CDS encoding phosphotransferase enzyme family protein translates to MVAEHLKFIFDQFDHIEVFKNFEELASGHINDTYLITTDSRKQFILQRINDGVFKDVPGLIANKVSVSKHLLKKLKHLSEEELKRRVLTFIGTKKGIFYYHDKEGNFWNMMVYIEGSLTFETVNNEEIAYEGGKLFGEFLNLTSDFDARKLTEVIPNFHNMIFRYAQFDRALKEASEQRIEQAKKCIDLVHELKEEMHVLQNLKDAQKIKLRVTHNDTKISNALFDANKKGLCVIDTDTVMPGIVHYDFGDAIRTICNTAAEDEKNLELVNFNLQYYKAYVKGFLEKTNSSLSLLEIKYLPLGAKTMVFIMALRFLTDFLNDDVYYKTEYPEHNLDRSKNQFKLIESLSEQFDEMQDYNLNFIGSLK
- a CDS encoding sugar phosphate nucleotidyltransferase — translated: MSKSKPTLVILAAGIGSRYGGLKQLDTFTPEGDTIMDFSIYDALQAGFGKFVFIISKNIEDECKEIFNKKLEGKAEVGYVFQEIDNVPVKYQNPERKKPWGTGHALLMAKDEVTENFAIINADDFYGKEAFEIMAKALTDMDKESYHFNMMAYLLKNTVSDHGFVSRGECQVDANNYLTDVTERTHIEKINGKLMRKDDNGDFIPIDENTIVSMNFWGFTPKCFEFGGALFEEFLKENEHDLKAEFFITSVVNEILKSENASLEVLQSNAKWFGVTYKEDKEIVKKEIEKLRAQKVYPTNLW